In one window of Neofelis nebulosa isolate mNeoNeb1 chromosome 15, mNeoNeb1.pri, whole genome shotgun sequence DNA:
- the LOC131495930 gene encoding left-right determination factor 1-like, whose amino-acid sequence MRPLWLCWALWALPLTGPGAALTGEQVRASLLRQLGLREAPVLDQRDVEGLVTPAHVRAQYVALLRRSHGAHSRGKRFSQRVREVAGRLLAAEASTHVLVFGMEGRLPPNSELVQAVLRLFQEPVPKAALRRLERLSPHGARARVTVEWLRIHEDSSNRTYLVDSRLVSLQGSGWKAFDVTEAVNFWRQLGRSGQPLLLQVSVQRAHLGPRASGAHTLLRFASQGQEGTGQGEPQLELHTLDLGAYGAQGDCDPEATEGARCCRQETYVDLRGMRWAENWVLEPPGFLAYECVGACQQPPEPPTFRRPFPGPRQCVASETTSLPLIVGVKEGGRPRPQVVSLPNMRVEKCSCAWDGAPVPRRLGP is encoded by the exons ATGAGGCCCCTGTGGCTGTGCTGGGCGCTCTGGGCGCTGCCCCTGACGGGCCCCGGGGCCGCCCTGACCGGCGAGCAGGTGCGGGCCAGCCTGCTGCGGCAGCTGGGCCTCCGCGAGGCGCCCGTCCTGGACCAGCGCGACGTGGAGGGGCTGGTCACCCCGGCCCACGTGAGGGCCCAGTACGTGGCCCTGTTGCGGCGCAGTCACGGCGCCCACTCCCGCGGGAAGAGGTTCAGCCAGAGGGTCCGAG AGGTGGCGGGCAGGTTGCTGGCGGCCGAGGCCTCCACGCACGTGCTGGTGTTCggcatggaggggcgcctgccGCCCAACAGCGAGCTGGTGCAGGCCGTGCTGCGCCTCTTCCAGGAGCCGGTCCCCAAAGCGGCGCTGCGCAGGCTCGAGCGGCTGTCCCCGCACGGCGCCCGCGCCCGCGTCACCGTCGAGTGGCTGCGCATCCACGAGGACAGCTCGAACCGCACCTACCTGGTGGACTCCAG GCTGGTGTCCCTCCAGGGGAGTGGCTGGAAGGCCTTCGACGTGACCGAGGCCGTGAACTTCTGGCGCCAGCTGGGCCGGTCTGGGCAGCCGCTGCTGCTGCAGGTGTCCGTGCAGAGGGCGCACCTGGGCCCGCGGGCCTCGGGCGCCCACACGCTGCTCCGCTTCGCGTCCCAGGGCCAGGAGGGCACGGGGCAGGGCGAGCCCCAGCTGGAGCTGCACACCCTGGACCTCGGGGCCTACGG AGCTCAGGGCGACTGCGACCCTGAGGCGACGGAGGGCGCCCGCTGCTGCCGCCAGGAGACCTACGTTGACCTGCGGGGCATGCGGTGGGCCGAGAACTGGGTCCTGGAGCCCCCGGGCTTCCTGGCCTACGAGTGTGTGGGCGCGTGCCAGCAGCCCCCGGAGCCCCCGACCTTCAGGCGGCCGTTCCCGGGGCCAAGACAGTGCGTCGCCTCGGAGACGACCTCGCTGCCCCTGATCGTGGGCGTCAAGGAGGGCGGCAGGCCCAGGCCCCAGGTGGTCAGCCTGCCCAACATGAGGGTGGAGAAGTGCAGCTGCGCGTGGGACGGGGCGCCCGTGCCCAGGAGGCTGGGGCCTTAG